TCGCCGTGCCGATGGCGACGCCGGTCGACATGCCGATCGCGATCCCGACGCCGATGTCGGCGCCGTTCGTCTCGTCGTCCTCGTTGTCGTCCTTCGCCGGTGCCGTCGCATCGCTCATACGATCCAGTTGTCGGCCAGCGTGATAATCGTCGTCCTCAGCGGCGGTTCGCTCGCCGATCGCGTTCGCGTCGACGCCATCGATCGCGGAGGCGCCGCGGCATCGAAATATGACTGCCGGCGGGACGCTCTCGAGCGCGGTATCGATCGATTCTCCCAGGTGCGCCGGCGTCGAGTTTCGGTTCGTCGCTCAGCCGTCATATCCGGTCGGCTGATCGTCGTGTAATCGAGCAAACTAGTTTATCGTCACCCGCGGCGTACCGTGCTCTATGGGAACAATAGACATATTGCCCGGTGAGGAAGCGCTCGCAAACGTTCCGGGAAGCGCGGTTCGCTCGTTCGAAACCGAGTTCGCCGGCGACGTCATCCGTCCCGCGGATCCGGCGTACGACGACGCGCGGCGGGTCTGGAACGGAATGATCGACGCGTATCCCGCGATCGTCGCCCGCTGTACCGGCGTCGCCGACGTCGTCGCGGCGGTGACCTTCGCGCGCGAGCAGGAACTCCCGCTGACGGTTCGGGGCGGCGGCCACAACGTCGCGGGGACGGCCGTCCGCGACGGCGCCCTCGTCGTCGACCTCGAGCCGATGAGCGGCGTTCGCGTCGACCCCGACGAGCGGACGGTCCGGGTCGAGGGCGGGGCGACGCTTGGCGACGCCGACCGCGAGACCCAATTGTTCGGGCTCGCGACGCCGCTGGGCGCCGTCTCGCAGACCGGCGTCGCCGGGTTGACGCTCAACGGCGGCTACGGCCACCTGAGCCGCGAGTACGGCCTGTCGCTGGACAACCTCCGCTCGGTCGACGTGGTGACCGCGGACGGGCAGGTTCGAACGGCCAGCGCCGATCGACACACGGACCTCTTCTGGGGGGTTCGCGGCAGCGGCGGCGCGCTGGGCGTCGTCACGTCCTTCGAGTTCGACTGCTACGAGGTCGGCCCCGAAGTGTCCGTACTCTTCCCGTGGTTCCACGCCGACGACACGGAGGCGGTCTTCGAGCGCTACCTCGAGTGGACCGCCGACGCCCCGCGCGAGGCCGGCGTTCTCGCGTTCACCGCCCACGTGCCGCCCCTCGAGGAGTTCCCCGAGGAGCGGCGGGGCGAACCGGCCGTCGCCATGCTCGGCGCGTACCGCGGCGACCCCGAAGACGCCGAGGGGGTCTTCGAGCCGCTGCTGACGGCCGCGACGCCGATCGTCGACTTCAGCGGCCCGATGCCGTTCGTCGACCTCCAGTCGATGCTCGACGAGGACTACCCCGACGGGCTGCGCTACTACTGGAAGTCGATCTACCTCGAGGCGGTCACCGACGAGGTCCGCGACTTGATGGTCCGGTACAACGAGGCCGCACCCTCGCCGCTCTCGACGGTCGACCTCTGGCACCTCGACGGGGCGGTCGCCGAAGTGCCGCGGGACGCGACCGCGTTCTGGCACCGCGACGAGCCGTTCATGCTCACCGTCGAAGCCAACTGGGAGGAGCCGGCCGACGACGACGCGAACGTCGCCTGGGCGCGGGATGCGATCGCCGACGTGCGGGCGCTGTCGGTCGCGACCGGCCGGTACGGCAACTTCCCGGGGCTGAACGAGGAAGACGACCCCGCGCGGGCGACGTTCGGCGACAACTACGAGCGACTGGTCGACGTCAAAACCGAGTACGACCCCGAAGACCTGTTCGGAACCGAGGCGTCCGTTCCGCCGCGAGCCGGCTGACGCTAGCGCCACACCCGCGCGAGCATCGCGCGGAGGTGGTCCGCCGAGAGCAGCGAGGTCGGCCGGTCCATGTGGACGCCGATCTCGCCCGACAGCGCGCCCAGGCCGATCCGCTGGACAGGTTCGGGCAGCGAGTAGGCGCGGCGAATCCAGTGGGCCAGTTCCTGCTCACGCGCTAAGTCGTCGCGCCAGGCGCGCTCGTAGGCCGAAAGCGTCGTCGGCCGCTGGGGATCGATCTCGCGGGCGGCGTGGTCGGCGCAGGTCATGCCGTAGAGGATGCCGCCGCCGGTGAACGGCTTGGTCTGGGCGGCCGCGTCGCCGATGAGGAAGCCGCGTCTCGAGGTGACCCGATCCGCCGGCCCGATCGGGATCGCGCCCGAACAGCGGTGGGAGACGTCGACCTCGTAGCCGTCGATCAACTCCTCGAAGTGCTTGTTCACGTGCACGCCCGGCGGGGCCGCCAGTCCGTACTCTACGCCGGCGTCGCCGCGGGGGATGCGCCACGCGAAGAACGTCGGCGGAGTGAGGTGGACGTCGACGAAGTCCTGGTCGTCCGCTTCCTCGGAAAACGCGAGCACGCCGTGGAGCAGTTCGTCGGGTTCGGGCAACTCGAGTTCGTCCCGAACTCTCGAGCGCGGGCCGTCGCAGCCGGCGACCATGCGGGCCTCGTGGGTGACGACGCCGTCGGGGCTGTTCGCGACGACCTCGACGCGGTCGTGGTGTTCGCGCACGTCGGTGACGGTGTGTTCCTCGCGGACGTCCGCGCCGGCCTCGCGAGCGAGTTCCGCGAGGTGGCGATCCAGGCCGACGCGGTCGATAACGTTCGAGGCGACTTCGCGCTTGTAGAAGGGATAGGCGTCGCTTTGCGGCCCGCCGACGTGGAATCGGGCGCCGTAGATCTCGTTCTGAAAGAGCTCATCGCGGGCGCCGGCGCCGGTAAACTCCCAGATGTCGGTGCTGACGTGGCCCGAGCAGGCCAGCGGGGTGCCGATCGTCCCCTGCTCTACCGCCAGCACGTCGTAGCCCTTCTCGGCGGCCCGCCGCGAGAAGCGCGCCCCGGCAGGGCCGACGCCGACAACGACGAAATCGTACATGTCGGTCACGTTCACGTCGGCCGGTAAATATCCTGTCGAACGGAGTGACGGCGGCCGAAGGCAGCCGTCGGCTCGCCCACCGTGCTATCGAGTGCCTCCGGTCTCGCCGACACTATCGGCGTCGCTTTCCGCGGCCTGTTTCAGGATCAACGGCGTCACCACCATATCGAGGACGGCGATCCCGAGCGCGGCCAACTGCATCGTGCCCTCCAGAAAGAGGATCGCAATCACAGCGACCACGAGCCCGCCCGAGAGACCGATTCCCCATCGAACGGTCGGTTCTGTCAAATCCATACCGAGCTGTTAGCGAATAAATAATATAAATCCAACCACTCGTTTCGGGTTTCGAAACCGCGACGGCGCCGTACTACATCCGCCAGTTCGTCACTCGTCGCGCTCCTCGAGCAACGACCACAACCGCTCCGTATCGCCCTCGAAGCGCTCGAGCAGCGCCCGCATCCGCTCGCGGTGGTCGTCGGTCACGCGCACGTGGACCATCCCCTCGCCGGGCTGGCCGTAGACGACGCTCGCGCCCTCGGGGGCGGCGACGATCGCCGGCAGGGCGACCAGATCTTCCTCGCCCGCGACGAGGATCGTCGTCGGCTCGTCGCGGGAAAGGGCCTCGAGCAGCGCTTCGATCACGTCCGCCGAAATTTCGGCGGGCGGATTCACCGCCTCGAGGTGGGTTTCGGCGGTGATGGTCTCGCGAACGTCCTCGTTGACCGCCTCGCGCTCGGTTCGCTCGTCGACGAGCGCGACGTCCGGCGCGCGGCCGGCCTCGAGCAGGTGGTAAGTGACGACGTCGCCGACGGCGATGAGCGCGCCGTCGACGTCGGCCAGCAGTCGCTCGGCGTCGGTCTCGATCGGGCCGAGCGGCTCCTTGAGTTCCGCGCGGAGGCCGTCGGGGAGCGTCAGCAGGTGCTCGTAATCGGTCTCGACGGTCTCGGCGGTCTCGGCGTCCTCGACATCTTCGATCGCGTCAGCGTCTGAATCGGTATCGTCGGTCACGTATGCGTAGAAGTAGGCGTTTCGTGGCTGTGGTTCGTCCTCGAGTTCGCGTCGAAACCGCGATCAGCGGACCTTCAGCGCGTACGCGCCCGGCTCCGTGATCTGCATCTCGCTGGCGATCTCGCTGTCTTCGGGGTGGGCGATGACGACGTACCCCGCCCAGTCCTCGGTCAGCGACGAGGAGTTACAGGCGTCGCAGGTGTCGTTGTCCGGTTCGTTCACGCGGTGACACTCCCGGCAGACGAGGCGATCGGATGCCATGGTTATTCACCCTCGGTCGCGGTGGTCGCTTCGCGCTTTTCATGTTCCTCCTCGAGCCAGGCGTGCTTGCCCAGCCCCGGCTGCTTGGCCGTGAGACCGATCTTCGAGTCGCGCGGGTTGCGCTCGTCGATGCTCTTGGTGACGATGCGGGTCCGGATGGCGTCGTCGACGCCGAGCGCGCGGTCGGACTCGTTCGAGGACAGGCGCTGGTTCTCGCCGTCGAACGCGAGGTACTCGTCGCTGATCTGGGAGACGTGGAGCAGCCCGTCGACGGGGCCGATCCCGACGAAGGCGCCGAACTCGACGACCTCGACGACCGTCCCGTCGACGACCTCCTGCATCTGCGGATCGAAGGTGACGGCGTCGAAGTCGGCCTCGTAGTAGACGCCGGGTTCGTTGGGCAGTACCGTCCCCTGGCCGATGTCGTGGACTTCGGTGACGGAGACGATGCTCCCCACCTCCTCGTCCATGCGGCCTTCGAGTTTGTCCTGCAGCAGTCGCTTCACGAGGTCCGGCGAGACGTCGCCGAGTGCCTCCGGCGGTACTTCCACCGTGTCTTTCAGTCTGACCCGTTTGTACATCTATGGTTGAGTGATCGCTAACTTGTTTCTCCCGCGTAATGCAATTACCGGTACGCTCGCCTCGAGCACCCGGTCGCGCAGCGGGCGGTCGTTCGTGACGACGTAGTCGACGTTACCCTCGCGGGCGAGTTCGACCAGGGCGTCGTCCGCGTACGATGCCTCCGTGTCGACGACGAGACAGCGTTCGATCGCCAGGTCGTGGCCGACGTTGGCGGCCGTGCCTTCCGTGCCGCCTTTCTCGGCGAGGCGGCGTAATTCTTCGACGACGGCCTGGGGCGCGGTCGGCTCGAACTCCTCGAGCAGCCGGTCGAGTTCGTCGAACAGGCGCACGTCGAGTTCGACCGGCATCATGAGTGCGCTCGTGTCGAGCGCGACCCGCGCGCCGGTTTCAGGTCCGGTTCCGTTCGGCGTCCCCGTACTCATCCTGGTCCGTCGTCGGTGGCCGCGGTGTTACCCCTCACTCCTTGAGCGTCCCGAGTCCGATCAGCCGCCAGCGCGCGCCGATGCGGCGGTTGATCGCAATCTTCGCGCCCGGTTCGGCCGCGACGGGGCGTTTGAGATTGACTTCGCACTCCCCTTCGCGGGCGCTGGTGACTGCCCCGACGGTCGTCGCCGTGCCGACGGTCATCATCAGGGGTTCGCCCGTGCTGATCTCGTCGACGGTCTCGCCGCTTTCGGCGCCCACGACGCGGTCGAGCAGGTCGACGTCCATCGTGAAGCGCTCCCAGGTCGGCGGGAGCGAGCCCGGCGGCCCGGCCAGCCGACCCGCGAGCGCGTCGCCTTTCGTCAGCGACGGATCGAGGCCGGTGCCGACGCCGAGCAGGCCGCCCGGCGTGGCCGTGTCGACGTTTTCGCCGCCGGCCTGCAGCGAGCGGATCGTCGTCTCGATCGGGACGTACTCCGTCTGGCCGCCCTCCTCGACCTCGCGGCCGGGACGGATCTCGATCTCGTCGTCGACCTCGAGTTCGCCCTGGACGAGGCTGCCTCCGAGGACGCCGCCGGCCAGATCTTCGGCGGCGGTTCCGGGCTTGTTGATGTCGAAGCTCCGGGCGACGTGCATCAGCGGATCGGCGTCGGGATCGCGCTCCGGCGTCGGGATCTCCTCCTCGATCGCCTGGATCAGCAGGTCGAGGTTGACCTCCTGGCCCGCGGAGACCGGGACGACCGGCGCGTCCTCGGCGACGGTGCCCTCGACGAACTCCTGGATCTCCTCGTAGTTCTGCCGGGCCTGATCGCCGCTGACGAGGTCGACCTTGTTCTGAGCGATGACGATGTTGTCGATCCCGATGATGTCGAGCGCCATCAGGTGCTCTTCCGTCTGGGGCTGCGGGACGGGCTCGTTGGCGCTGATGACCAACACGGCGCCGTCCATCAGCGACGCGCCGGAGAGCATCGTCGCCATCAGGGTCTCGTGACCCGGGGCGTCGACGAACGAAACGGTCCGCATCGGCTCGCTTTCCGAGCCGTCCGGACACTCCTCCTCGACGGTGTAACACTCGGGTTCGTCCAGGCCTTCGCAGTGGCGGAACGTCGCGTCCGCGTAGCCGAGCCTGATGGAGATGCCACGCTTCATCTCCTCGCTGTGCTGGTCGGTCCACGAGCCGCTCAAGGCCTGGACCAGCGTGGTCTTGCCGTGGTCGACGTGACCGACGAGCCCGATGTTCACCTCCGGTTGTTGATTTCCTGCCATAAGACGATGAGTAATCTTAGGTATGGCTTCCGCCGTGCGCTTGATAAACCTACTGTTCTGATAGCGCCTCGTCGCCCGAAACGTACACGACGTCGTGGGGGTCAGTCGATCGAAGTAGTCACGCGGACGAGGGGTCTCGGTTCGAACGCGACCGGCGTTCGCTCGGGGAGGCCGCCGCGCCGATCCGACTCCTTTTGTCCTCTCGCTTCCACTCCCCGAGCGTGTCGACCGCCAGCGAGTTCGCGTTCGAACTCGAGTTGTGTACCCACCTCGAGACCCGGCGGGAGGGTATCGTCGCCCGCCAGCTCGGCGCGAGCGTCGCCGATCCGGGCGGCCGAATCCTCGACGTCGTCTGCGTGGAACCGGGCCCCGAGTTCGACGACCGAACCGCCATCACGAGCGAGACGATTCCCGACGCGGCGATCGAATCCGACGTCGGTCCCGGACGGGCGCAGTACTGGAAGGACGCCGTGCCGGACGACTGCCATCCCGATCACGCGCGACGGGCAGTCGATCGAGCCTGCGAGATCGGTTTTTTCGAGCGCGAGCGCCGCAAGGGCCGCGAATACGTCCGGCAGGTCGCCCGCTACCCGGACTGGTACGGCCGGCTCGTCGGCGTCGAGAACAAACCCGACCTCGGCCGGCCGGGCGACCTCGAGTCGCAGTTGCGGACGGACGTCAGCCTCGCGCTGGTGGACGAAGCGATCCTCGCGACCGAGAGCTACGTGACGCGGGCGCACCTGAACCGGATCCCCGACGAGGTCGGCGTCTGGCGCGTCCATCGCGACTCGCCTGCCGGCGGCGAAGCCGACGACGCGCTCCCCTCGCTCGAGATCGACGTCGAGGTGATCCGCGAGCCGACGCCGCTTCCCGTCGACGAGCCCGGAATCGAACCGCTCGAGTCGCGTCCCGGCCGCACGGATATCGCCGTCGTTCCACCCGCGGAGAAGTCTCGAGCGCGGCGACGGATCGCCGAACGAGCGTACGGGAAGGGGTGGCGAACCTACGAGTTCCCGGGCTGTGGCGCCTGCGAGCCGACCGACCCGGCCGACGCCGGGGCGACGCTCCCCTACTGCGAGTGGGCGGGCCGCCTCGTCGACGCCAACTCGGCGTGTGGCCCCTCGTGTCCGGGGTACGAGCCCGCAGCCGATTCCGACGAGATCGATCTCGAGGCGGAACGCGACCGGCGAACGCCCTGGGTTGCCGACCCGACCGGCAAGCGGCGGCGCCAGTCGGGACTGGGACGATTCGAGTGACGGCGGGACGGCCGTCCCAGCGGGAGGACGTCCGGTCGAGAACTGCGCGCCGAGGCTCCTTAGAGCCGCTGGAGCCGAATCTCGTCGTCCGAAATCGATTCGACGTTTTCGGCGTCGAGAGGGTAGGTCTCCTCGTCGGTATCGCCCCACCCGAGCTTCGATTTGATCGTATCCGTCATCCCCGGATCCGGATTGACGTGCGCGGTGCCGCCCTCGACGCTCTCGACGATACCGATCTGTTCGCCTTCCGCGTTGACAACCTGTTTGCCTTCGTCGTCGTCGGTCAACTGTGCCATACGATAGCCGTCACCGATCGGCGACGTAGCTGTTGGACTTACATGTGCCACCACCGCCGCGTCCGCTCAGAGGACGTACGTTTCGCCGTCGACCGCCAGCGGCTCCGCAAAGGCTTCGTCGACCGGGTAGTAGTGCGCGAGGTGGACCAGCCGCGTGCGCTCGGCCTCGAGGTCGTCGGCCAGCGCGAGCGCGCCCTCTCGAGTCATGTGTTTCGTGCCGAAGGTTCGCGGGACGCCGTCGGGCCCCTCGTGGCGGCCGCCGACGGGGTGGTGCTCGCAGAACCGGGCGGGGACGATCGCGTCGGCCAGCAGGAGGTCGGGGTCGGCGAGCGCCTCGCGGGACCGCTCGGGAACCCCGTAGCTCGTATCTCCCGATAGCGAGAGCTTCGCGCCCGTCTCGGGATCCTCGATCGCGAGCCCGTAGCACAGCAGCGGCGGGTGCTCGACCGGCACCAGCGTTACGTCGAACCCGCAGATCCGGACCGGCTCGAGCGGCGTCGTCGGGCGGACGTCGATCGGATCGAGGTAGTGGTAGTCGTCCCGCACCGTTTCGGCGACGCTCTTACCCGTTTGCGGATCGGTCTCGTCGGCCGCGTAGACCTCGAGCGAGTCGAAGACGCGGAAGACGTTGCCCAGTCCGTCCAAGTGGTCGAAGTGGATGTGCGTGATGACGGCCGCGTCGGGGAGCGGCACCTCGTCCCGGAGGAACTGGTAGCGAAAGTCGGGGCTGAAATCGACCAGCAGCGACTCGCCGGTACGCTCGTTTTCGACGTGGACCGAGAACCGGGTGCGCTCTATCCCTCGCTCCCGCGCGGTCTCGCAGGTGTCGCAGTCGCAGCCGACGGTCGGCGTCCCCGTCGTGTCGCCGGTGCCCAGCAGCGTGACGCGCATCGTCACCGTCGGCCTCCGGCGCGCTCGCGCGTGCGGTCACACATACGATCGCCCTTCCGCGAACGCCCGCTGGAGCAGCGGGTGTTCCTCCCGTTTCTCGACCCGGTCGGCGGGGAGAACGTACGGCGAGAAGACGACGCCGTACTCGGCTCCGACGGTCTCGGCGAGCGCCTCGAGTTGCCGTTCGCGCTCCTCGTCTTCCTCCTCGAGGACGATCAGCACCTCGGCCTCGGCGTGGACGTCGCGGTCGCCCCGGACGGCGTCGCCGAAGACGACGAGGTCCCGGATCGCGTCGCCGTGTTCGGCCCGCACCCGCTCGGCGAACGCGTCCGCGGCGTCGGCGTCGCCGCCGGTCCCGGGCCCGGACCCTGCCGCTCCGTGTGGCGCGGTGTCTCTCATGGGCGTGTGATTGGGCCCCGTCGCATAAAGGGTATACTGATCGGTGGCCTCGACGAGTCCGACTGCGACTCGAGGCGACGCTGGATTCGGTCGACCGCTCGCAAAACGGTAAACTAACTAACTAAAAACGGGTACGATACGACGTGGATCAATGAGTATTGTCGCTACCGCCGCCGGAACGGGAGCGTTCGGACTCGCGATCGGATTCGCGACCGGGCTCTCCGAAACGAAAGGGACGATCAAAAAAGCGCTTACGGTGCTCGGTAGCGTCGCGGCAACCGGCGGGCTCGTCGGCTGGTATCAGGACCTGGGGACGGGAAGCGTCGCGATCGGATCTCTCTCGATCGGCTTCATCGTCGGACTCGTTATCGGGGCGCTGCTCAGACAGTCCCGCGTGCTGCGCGTCATGTCTCCAAGAAAATCGGAGTGAAGGTGACGTTTTGGTGGCGCGTTAGTGGTCGTGATCGTGATCGTGCTCGTGACCGCCGTCGCTCGCAGCACCCTCGATGTCGCCGCCCGCGACCAGGGCGTCGTGGTCGCCCTCGATCATGTCCATGTTCTTCAGGTTGTCCCGCTCCTCGAACTCCTCGACCGCGTTCAGGAGGTCCTCCTGGGTCAGGGTCGTCCGGTCCTCGGTCAGCGCCTCGAGGACGGCCTCCCGGAGCACCATCCGGAGGTCGCTGCCGGTCAGGCCCTCCGTGGCCTCGGCGATGAGTTGCGGGTCGAATTCCTCGATTTTCATCTGGCGGGTGATGACCTGGAGGATGTCGGCCCGCATGTTGTAGTCGGGCTTGGGGAAGTTGATGATCTCGTCGAAGCGGCGCCAGGCGGCGTCGTCGAGCTGGTCGGGGTGGTTGGTCGCCCCGATCAGCAGGACGTCGTCCTCGATCAGCGAGATGTTGTCGATGCTCTTGAGCAGGGTGTTCACGGCCCGTTTGAGCGCGGCGTGTTCGTCGCTGCGCCGCGTTTTGGCGACGAAGTCGAACTCGTCGATGAACAGAATGCACGGCGAGAGTCGCTTTGCGACTTCGAAGGTCTTGTCGACGTTTTTCGCCGTCTCGCCGAGGTACTGCGAGGTGATCATCGAGAGCTTGACCTCGACGAACGGCAGGTCCATGTCGCGGGCCAGCGCCTGCGCGGTCGACGTCTTCCCGGTCCCCGGCGGCCCGACGAACAGCAGCTTGCCGATCTCGCGCAGTCCGATCTCCGAGAGGTAGTCCCGGTGTTCGATCGCCTTCGCGATCTTGTCGATCTCGGCCTCCTGATCCTCGGTGAGGACGAGGTCCTCGAGCGTGATGTCGACCTCCTCGGGCGCGCGGACTTCGACGAGGTCGAGCATGTCCTCGTCCTCCTCGTCGTCGAAGTACTCCTCGAGTAGGCCGTCGATCCAGACCCGATCCGCGCGGATCGGCCGGTTTTGCTCGCGGGCCTCCTCGTGGGTAACGTCGAAGTCGTCCCCGTACTCGCCGTGCTCAGCGAAGTGTTTGGCGAGGGTGGGGTTCTCGAGCAATCGCTTTTCGTCGGCGCGCTCGGCGAACCACCGCTCGGCCATCTCCTGTTGGGTGAGGGTGATCGTGCCGGAGAACTCGTCGCGCTCGGTGAACATCAGGTCCGAGACGGCCGCCCAGGGTTGGTCGACCCCCGTCGCCTCGCGCGCCGTGCTGTTCGTGGCCGAGAGCGGGCGACTGATGCCGGCGCGGCGGCGGCTGGTTCCGTCGTCGCTATCGCCGTCGTCGCTGCCGCCGTTCGCGCCCCCGGTCCAGAAAACTCGGCGGAACGACGGCGGCAGATCGTTCTCGTCCAGCGTCCTGTCGTCCGAATACACGCTCGTCGTGAGCAGGAACTCTACGACATCGAGCGCCGCGTCACTCATTCGGTCACCGTACTCCCCACACGGTCTTAACAGCGTCGTCACGGAACTCGTGTGCCAGTCGGTCCCAGCGCGTCGCGTGGAACCAGGCCTCGCGCGGTTCACCGTCGCGCACCGGCCGCCCGGCATAACGGTTTTCGTGTGTGCGGACACACGCACGTATATGAACGTCTTACTGGGTCTCGGGGGCAGCGACGAATCGGTGAAAGCGCTCCGGCAGACCATCGATCGGACGCGGGAGGCCGGCGACCAACTCACCGTCGCCGTCCTCGACAAACCCGAATCGAAGCGATCGCAGGACGAGATGGCGACGGAAGCCGAGGACCACCTCGAGGAGGCCGGTATCGACGCCGAGATCGTCCGCCTCGAGGGCGATCCGGGCAGCGCGCTGGTCGACTACGCCGAGCAGGGCGAGTTCGACCAGCTGGTGATCGGTGGCGGCACGCTCTCCCCGATGGGGAAGATCCAGCTCGGCCCGATCACCGAATTCGTGCTGTTGAACGCCCCGACGACCGTCAAACTCGTTCGATAACGATGCCAGGGACGCGACCGTATCCGGACGAGCCGGCCGGCCCGTTCCCGTCGCCGCCGACGACGTTCGAGGACGGCGACGGCCGATCGATCGAGGTCCGAGCCCCCGCGGACTTCGAGGCCGTCGTCGACGACGTCGTCGCGATGTACGACGACTTCGATCCGTCGGACCGAGCACAGGGGATCCCGCCGACCGGCGAGGAACGGATCCGCAACTGGCTCGAGACGATCGCCGACGAGAGCGTCAACGTCGTCGCGCGCCACGCCGGCGACGTGATCGGCCACGCCGTGCTCGTCCCCGACACGGACGATCCGGGCGCGATCGAGGCCCGCAGCGACGTCGAGTGGGAACTGGCGATCTTCGTCCTGCAGGCCTACCAGCGGGCCGGCATCGGGACGCAGCTGCTCGAGCACCTGCTGGGTCACGCCAGCGACGTCGGCATCGAGAAGGTGTGGCTGACCGTCGAACGGTGGAACCAGCCGGCGAT
The DNA window shown above is from Halopiger xanaduensis SH-6 and carries:
- a CDS encoding GNAT family N-acetyltransferase, whose protein sequence is MPGTRPYPDEPAGPFPSPPTTFEDGDGRSIEVRAPADFEAVVDDVVAMYDDFDPSDRAQGIPPTGEERIRNWLETIADESVNVVARHAGDVIGHAVLVPDTDDPGAIEARSDVEWELAIFVLQAYQRAGIGTQLLEHLLGHASDVGIEKVWLTVERWNQPAIALYERVGFEATGTESFEQEMAILLN